A region of Coccinella septempunctata chromosome 5, icCocSept1.1, whole genome shotgun sequence DNA encodes the following proteins:
- the LOC123313656 gene encoding uncharacterized protein LOC123313656, with product MMCISLRDFFSSQLFQATDHQTQGIIEEYPVMRKGSNTSRSSSVSSSASDTESDLDPTPEDEDSRSTNRSSSVSSTDSSSNYLDLPSTSNGSPSVEKKRKSSMRRASSDSRESRRVSFHDQVNVRVYPIDEPQGFRGTPVTPPAQEAIDDIDSLTEEVSSRLSSIKAKDAPIPSLEELCDSISDVHVVDRDVVEPTQSTTPRNQIAVGYAELSDDFEQEFEEMDVIMRMRYPKYYHFLKSHMITGAIGSEDYKSQVLEFKEAIVGSRQYPDEYFQDLENTLSYYERMSGGTEL from the exons ATGATGTGTATATCCTTGCGAGATTTCTTTTCATCTCAGTTGTTCCAGGCCACCGATCATCAGACCCAGGGGATTATTGAGGAATATCCTGTCATGAGAAAAGGTTCAAACACATCG AGGAGTTCCAGCGTTAGTAGCAGCGCTTCCGACACTGAATCGGACCTAGATCCAACACCAGAAGATGAGGATAGCCGCTCTACTAATAGATCATCGAGTGTCTCTTCAACT GATAGTTCTTCAAACTATCTGGATCTACCGTCTACAAGCAATGGATCACCCTCAGTAGAGAAAAAACGTAAGAGTAGCATGAGGAGAGCGAGTAGCGATTCAAGG GAATCCAGAAGGGTATCATTCCATGATCAGGTGAACGTGAGAGTTTATCCAATAGATGAACCACAAGGATTCAGAGGAACTCCTGTAACACCTCCTGCTCAAGAAGCGATAGATGATATAGACAGTCTGACTGAAGAAG TTTCCAGCAGACTGTCATCGATCAAGGCCAAAGACGCCCCAATCCCTTCCCTGGAAGAACTCTGTGACTCCATATCGGATGTTCACGTGGTGGACAGGGACGTCGTGGAACCTACCCAGAGTACCACGCCCAGAAATCAAATTGCCGTAGGATACGCCGAGCTTTCGGACGATTTCGAACAAGAATTCGAGGAAATGGACGTTATCATGAGGATGAGGTATCCCAAGTACTACCATTTCCTCAAGTCGCACATGATCACGGGAGCGATAGGCTCGGAGGACTACAAAAGTCAGGTGTTGGAGTTCAAGGAGGCTATCGTGGGTAGCAGGCAGTATCCAGACGAGTACTTCCAGGACTTGGAGAACACACTGTCGTACTATGAGAGGATGTCTGGTGGAACCGAACTATGA